From one Trifolium pratense cultivar HEN17-A07 linkage group LG1, ARS_RC_1.1, whole genome shotgun sequence genomic stretch:
- the LOC123902332 gene encoding protein DMR6-LIKE OXYGENASE 1-like produces MGDIDPSFIQSTEHRPNLSTFIQVDEIPIIDFSESKQENLISKIGKACEEWGFFQVINHGVPSEVSTKVEIEAKKFFDQSLEEKKKVKRDEANAMGYHDAEHTKNIRDWKEVFDYLVENTTQVPSSHEPHDLELRTLTNQWPQYPPHFRETMQEYAREVEKLAYKLLELISLSLGLTGDKYHDCFKNQLSMVRLNHYPPCPSPDLALGVGRHKDSSALTVLAQDDIGGLQVKRKSVGDWIPVKPTPGAFIINVGDIVQVWSNDKYESVEHRVVVNTEKERFSIPFFFFPGHHVMVKPAEELVNEQNPAKYKPYNVGKFYANRNRSDFNKREVENIQIHHFKILD; encoded by the exons ATGGGAGACATAGATCCATCTTTCATACAATCAACAGAACACCGTCCCAACTTATCTACCTTCATACAAGTTGATGAAATTCCAATCATTGATTTCTCAGAAAGCAAGCAAGAAAATCTCATCTCAAAGATTGGCAAAGCATGTGAAGAGTGGGGGTTTTTTCAAGTAATCAATCATGGTGTTCCTTCTGAAGTTAGCACAAAGGTTGAGATTGAAGCCAAGAAGTTTTTTGATCAAAGCTTAGAGGAAAAGAAGAAAGTGAAAAGAGATGAAGCTAATGCTATGGGGTATCATGATGCTGAACATACTAAGAATATAAGGGATTGGAAAGAGGTTTTTGATTATCTTGTTGAGAATACTACACAAGTTCCTTCTTCTCATGAGCCACATGATTTGGAGCTAAGGACTCTTACTAATCAATGGCCACAATACCCTCCTCATTTTAG ggAAACAATGCAGGAGTATGCTAGGGAAGTGGAAAAGCTAGCATACAAGTTATTGGAGTTGATTTCATTGAGCTTAGGCCTAACTGGTGACAAATACCATGACTGCTTCAAGAACCAACTAAGCATGGTGAGGCTCAATCACTATCCACCATGTCCTTCCCCTGATTTGGCACTTGGCGTTGGTCGTCACAAAGATTCTAGTGCTTTAACTGTCCTTGCACAAGATGATATTGGCGGCTTACAAGTTAAGAGAAAATCAGTTGGTGATTGGATTCCTGTTAAACCTACTCCTGGTGCATTTATCATCAACGTGGGTGACATTGTTCAG gTTTGGAGCAATGACAAGTATGAGAGTGTAGAACACAGGGTGGTAGTAAACACAGAGAAAGAAAGATTTTCCATTCCATTCTTCTTTTTCCCAGGTCACCATGTTATGGTGAAGCCAGCAGAAGAGCTAGTGAATGAGCAAAATCCTGCAAAATATAAACCATACAATGTTGGTAAATTCTATGCTAATAGAAACCGTAGTGATTTCAACAAACGTGAGGTTGAGAATATCCAAATTCATCACTTCAAGATCTTGGATTAG
- the LOC123902333 gene encoding LOW QUALITY PROTEIN: protein DMR6-LIKE OXYGENASE 1-like (The sequence of the model RefSeq protein was modified relative to this genomic sequence to represent the inferred CDS: deleted 2 bases in 1 codon; substituted 1 base at 1 genomic stop codon), whose protein sequence is MGDIDPSFIQSTEHRPKLSTFVEIDHEIPIIDLLEKSQQNLISKIGKACEEWGFYQVINHGVPSEVSTKVEIEAKKFFEQXSLEEKKKVKRDEVNAMGYHDAEHTKNIRDWKEVFDYLVENTTQVPFSHEPHDLELRTLTNQWPQHNTLIILDNIFLRETMEEYAKEMEKLAYKLLELISLSLGLTGKKFHDCFKNQLSMVRLNHYPPRLGVGRHKDSSALTVLAQSDIEGLQVKRKSVGDWIPVKPTPGAFIINVGDIVQVWSNDKYESVEHRAVANTKRERFSIPLFFFPGDLDEQREVFVLTKKKSSWAASQLDLAPRSERGFPQRLGVLGPIQNNREEECFERNKN, encoded by the exons ATGGGAGACATTGATCCATCTTTCATACAATCCACAGAACACCGTCCCAAATTATCTACCTTTGTAGAAATTGATCATGAAATTCCAATCATTGACCTCTTAGAAAAAAGTCAACAAAACCTCATCTCAAAGATTGGCAAAGCATGTGAAGAATGGGGATTCTATCAAGTAATCAATCATGGAGTTCCTTCTGAGGTTAGCACAAAGGTTGAGATTGAAGCCAAGAAGTTTTTTGAGCAA TAAAGCTTAGAGGAAAAGAAGAAAGTGAAAAGAGATGAAGTTAATGCTATGGGATATCATGATGCTGAGCATACTAAGAATATAAGGGATTGGAAAGAGGTTTTTGATTATCTTGTTGAGAATACTACACAAGTTCCTTTTTCTCATGAGCCACATGACTTGGAACTAAGGACTCTCACTAATCAATGGCCACAACACAATACCCTAATCATTTTAG ataatatttttcttaGGGAAACAATGGAGGAGTATGCTAAAGAAATGGAAAAGCTAGCATACAAGTTATTGGAGTTGATTTCATTAAGTTTAGGCCTAACTGGTAAAAAATTCCATGACTGCTTCAAGAATCAACTAAGCATGGTGAGGCTCAATCATTATCCTCCAAGACTTGGTGTTGGCCGCCACAAGGATTCTAGTGCCTTAACTGTCCTTGCACAAAGTGATATTGAAGGCTTACAAGTTAAGAGAAAATCAGTTGGTGATTGGATTCCTGTTAAGCCTACTCCTGGTGCATTTATCATCAATGTGGGTGACATTGTTCAG gtttGGAGCAATGACAAGTATGAGAGTGTGGAACACAGGGCGGTAGCAAACACAAAGAGAGAAAGATTTTCAATTCCATTATTCTTTTTTCCAGGTGATCTTGATGAACAAAGAGAAGTCTTCGTGTTGACCAAAAAGAAGTCTTCGTGGGCTGCTTCACAATTGGATCTTGCTCCACGGTCCGAGAGAGGATTTCCTCAACGATTGGGTGTTTTAGGTCCAATCCAGAACAATAGGGAAGAAGAGTGCTTTgagagaaataaaaattaa
- the LOC123902569 gene encoding flavonol synthase/flavanone 3-hydroxylase-like, with product MVEIDPDFIQAPEHRPKLNVIEAENIPVIDLSPILNNSIEKDPLVFDELVKKIGNACKEWGFFQVINHGAPLESRQKIESVGKKFFGQKLEEKKKVRRDIVNVMGYYETEHTKNVRDWKEVFDFTVEEPTLIPASIDPHDKEVTHWYNQWPEFPPEMRETFQEYAQHMKTLALKIMELIALSLGLPPKKFHDFFKDETSWIRLNHYPPCPNPDIVLGCGRHKDSGALTVLAQDEVSGLEVRRKSDDEWVLVKPLPNAYIINVGDVIQVWSNDAYKSVEHRVMLNTEKARLSYPFFLFPAHYTMVEPLKELTNDQNPPKYRPYNWGKFLATRKRSNFMKLDVENIQIHHFRIN from the exons ATGGTAGAGATTGATCCAGATTTCATTCAAGCACCAGAACACAGACCAAAACTAAATGTCATAGAAGCTGAAAACATTCCAGTAATAGACCTATCACCAATATTAAACAATTCTATTGAAAAAGACCCTTTAGTTTTTGATGAACTTGTGAAGAAAATAGGAAATGCATGCAAAGAGTGGGGATTTTttcaagtgatcaatcatggtgCTCCACTTGAAAGTAGGCAGAAGATTGAATCTGTTGGGAAGAAATTCTTTGGACAAAAAttggaagagaagaagaaagttaGAAGAGATATTGTTAATGTTATGGGATATTATGAAACTGAACATACTAAAAATGTTAGAGATTGGAAAGAAGTGTTTGATTTTACTGTTGAGGAACCTACTTTGATTCCTGCTTCAATTGATCCTCATGATAAAGAAGTTACTCATTGGTATAATCAGTGGCCAGAGTTTCCACCAGAGATGAG AGAGACATTCCAAGAATATGCTCAACACATGAAAACACTAGCACTCAAGATAATGGAACTAATTGCCCTAAGCTTGGGATTAcccccaaaaaaatttcatgattttttcaAAGATGAAACAAGTTGGATAAGACTCAACCATTATCCACCTTGTCCAAATCCTGACATTGTTTTAGGATGTGGTCGTCACAAAGATTCTGGTGCTTTAACTGTTCTTGCTCAAGATGAAGTCAGTGGATTAGAAGTGAGGAGAAAATCTGATGATGAATGGGTTCTTGTTAAGCCTTTACCTAATGCTTATATTATCAATGTTGGTGATGTAATTCAG GTTTGGAGTAACGATGCATACAAGAGCGTTGAACATAGAGTGATGTTGAACACAGAAAAGGCAAGGCTTTCATATCCATTCTTTCTCTTTCCAGCACACTACACCATGGTGGAACCTTTAAAAGAGCTCACAAATGATCAAAATCCTCCCAAATATAGACCTTATAATTGGGGCAAGTTTTTAGCTACTAGAAAACGTAGCAATTTCATGAAACTTGATGTTgaaaacatccaaatacatcattTCAGGATTAATTAG